One genomic window of Fusarium keratoplasticum isolate Fu6.1 chromosome 3, whole genome shotgun sequence includes the following:
- a CDS encoding Tudor domain-containing protein: MSPLSDLEDEKKQYQEQLDIVHGQLRDDPENVELKALQEELNNFIDLLNENIAELKPKQAPKPAPKQPSPPPEPEKWSRENHPAFKKATPAEEKEDTPVHYQVNDTVLAKWVTGDKAFYPARITSITGSSTDPIYIVKFKTYDNTETLRSRDIRPVSNKRKADGTPLSSTPATPPAPGLVTSAGATVYPEAKREAENNGDVKPPKAKKLKAKKELEKNKNKWQEFSAKSKFGKAHKKESMFRTPEGVNGRVGFTGSGQTMRKDPTRSRHVYQMNDELD, from the exons ATGTCGCCTTTATCCGACCTcgaagatgaaaagaagcaGTACCAAGAGCAG TTGGACATCGTCCACGGCCAACTACGCGACGACCCCGAGAACGTCGAACTCAAAGCGCTTCAGGAGGAGTTGAACAACTTCATTGATCTCCTCAATGAGAACATTGCTGagctcaagcccaagcaggCGCCCAAGCCAGCTCCCAAGCAGCCGTCCCCGCCACCTGAACCGGAGAAGTGGTCCCGCGAGAACCACCCCGCCTTTAAGAAAGCGACcccggccgaggagaaggaggacaCGCCCGTCCACTACCAGGTCAACGACACAGTGTTGGCGAAATGGGTCACCGGTGACAAGGCATTCTACCCGGCGCGTATTACATCCATTACAGGGTCCTCGACAGACCCCATCTACATTGTCAAGTTCAAGACGTATGATAACACAGAGACCCTGCGATCTCGAGATATCCGCCCTGTCTCGAATAAGCGAAAGGCAGACGGTACCCCATTGTCCTCGACACCCGCGACTCCCCCTGCCCCCGGATTGGTGACGTCGGCCGGCGCGACAGTGTATCCTGAAGCGAAGAGAGAAGCCGAGAACAACGGCGATGTGAAGCCccccaaggcaaagaagcttaaggcgaagaaggagctcgagaagaacaagaataAGTGGCAAGAGTTTAGCGCCAAATCCAAGTTCGGAAAGGCTcacaagaaggagagcatGTTCCGAACTCCCGAGGGTGTTAACGGTAGAG TTGGTTTCACAGGCTCTGGCCAGACCATGCGAAAAGACCCAACTCGAAGCCGTCATGTCTACCAAATGAACGATGAGCTGGACTAA